The following are encoded in a window of Strigops habroptila isolate Jane chromosome 9, bStrHab1.2.pri, whole genome shotgun sequence genomic DNA:
- the FAM199X gene encoding protein FAM199X — MTEEPYEKFLAPEEPCPLLSHQHPPRGGSLSLSDEGCLDVSDFGCQLSSCHRTDPLHRFHSNRWNLTSCGTSVASSECSEELFSSVSVGDQDDCYSLLDDQEFTSFDLFPEGSVCSDVSSSISTYWDWSDSEFEWQLPGSDITSGSDVLSDVIPSIPSSPCLLPKKKNKHRNLDELPWSAMTNDEQVEYIEYLSRKVSTEMGLREQLDIIKIIDPTAQISPTDSEFIIELNCLTDEKLKQVRNYIKEHGPRQRPARESWKRGSYSCASTSGVSGASASSSSASMVSSASSSGSSVANSASNSSANMSRAHSDSNLSTSAAERIRDSKKRSKQRKLQQKALRKRQLKEQRQARKERLSGLFLNEEVLSLKVTEEDHEGDVDVLM, encoded by the exons ATGACCGAGGAGCCGTACGAGAAGTTCCTCGCCCCCGAGGAGCCGTGTCCGCTGCTCTCGCACCAGCACCCGCCGCGGGGCGGCAGCTTGAGCCTGAGCGACGAGGGCTGTCTGGACGTGAGCGATTTCGGCTGCCAGCTCTCGTCCTGTCACCGCACCGACCCGCTGCACCGCTTCCACTCGAACAG GTGGAACTTGACATCATGTGGAACCAGCGTAGCCAGCTCAGAGTGCAGTGAGGAGCTGTTCTCATCGGTTTCTGTTGGGGATCAGGATGACTGTTACTCTCTCTTGGATGACCAGGAGTTCACCTCTTTTGATTTGTTCCCGGAGGGTAGTGTGTGCAGTGATGTCTCTTCTTCTATCAGCACATACTGGGATTGGTCAGACAGTGAGTTTGAGTGGCAG TTGCCTGGCAGCGACATTACAAGTGGGAGTGATGTACTTTCTGATGTTATACCTAGTATTCCAAGCTCTCCTTGTCTgcttccaaaaaagaaaaacaagcataGGAATCTTGATGAACTTCCATGGAGTGCAATGACAAATGATGAACAG GTTGAATATATTGAATATTTGAGTCGCAAAGTCAGTACAGAGATGGGCCTTCGAGAGCAACTtgatattattaaaattattgatCCTACTGCTCAGATCTCGCCTACAGATAGTGAATTCATTATTGAATTGAACTGTCTCactgatgagaaactgaaacag GTGAGAAATTATATCAAGGAACATGGACCTCGTCAGCGGCCTGCGAGGGAAAGCTGGAAGAGGGGTAGCTACAGTTGTGCAAGTACCAGTGGTGTGAGCGGcgccagtgccagcagcagcagtgccagcatgGTCAGCTCAGCAAGCAGCAGTGGTTCTAGTGTTGCTAACTCCGCTTCAAACTCGAGTGCCAACATGAGTCGAGCACACAGTGATAGTAATTTGTCCAcaagtgctgcagaaagaaTCCGGGATTCCAAA AAACGTTCCAAGCAACGGAAGCTACAGCAAAAGGCCTTACGCAAGAGACAGCTGAAAGAACAAAGACAAGCTCGTAAGGAAAGACTGAGTGGATTATTTCTTAATGAAGAAGTGCTCTCTTTAAAAGTGACTGAGGAGGACCATGAAGGAGATGTGGATGTTTTAATGTGA